DNA sequence from the Chitinophaga flava genome:
GCGCCGATGCAGGTCAGCGGCATCGGTTGGGCGCAGGAATGACGGAAATCGGCTTCCACACTTTCGAGCTTCTCCACCGCTTCTATGATCTGCGTGTATAACAACTTGCCATAGTCAGTAGGGACCATACGGCGTGGCTGCCGTTCAAACAACGGATGACATATATAAGCCTCCAGCGCAGCCAGGTGCTGGCTCACGTTGGGCTGGGAAATAAACAACTCCTGCGCAGCGCCGGTAAGGGTTCCGGTTTGATAGATCGCCTTAAAGGTGCGGTACCATTCAAAATTTATCATGCTTCAAAAGTATAAATTTATTTATATCAAAGTATAATTTATACTATTTATTTTATATCAGAAATACGCTCACCTTTGACTTACAAAACAGTAATATTCTATTTGATATGAAAAAGTATTTCCTTTCCGTAATAGCCGTTATGCTTCTGGCCATTACATCCTATGCTCAACAGGGACTGGATCCTGCCCGCACTGCCCGTATCGACGATGTCATCAACCGCCATATACAGGCCGGGCATATCCCCGGTGCCACCGCCCTTATCATCCGTCATGGTCAGGTGGTATATAATAAAGCTTTCGGCTATGCAGATGTAGCTTCCAAAAAAGCGATGCATACAGACAACATCTTCCGCATCGCATCACAAACCAAAGCCATTACCAGCCTGGGTGTTATGATACTTTGGGAAGAAGGTAAATTTCTGCTCGACGATCCGGTGTCCAAATACATCCCGGCATTCGCGCATCCCCGTGTAAAAGTATCCTTCAATCCGCAGGACAGCAGCTACACTACCCGCCCGGCTACCCGTGAGATCACTGTTCGCGACCTGCTGCGCCATACTTCCGGCATCGCCTATGCAGCCGTTTTCAGCGATCCGCAAATGACCGCTGTCTATGCCAAAGCCGGCGTTGTTAGTGGTATCGGCACTGTCAACTCAGACCTGAAAACCAAAATCAACCTGCTGGCGCAACAGCCCTTACAGCACGATCCCGGCCAGGCCTTCACCTATGGCCTCAATACAGATGTACTGGGATACCTGATCGAAATATGGAGTGGGCAGCCACTGGATGTATTCCTCCGCCAGCGCGTGTTTGAGCCATTGGAGATGCAGGACACCTGGTTCCATCTGCCTGCGGGCAAACAGGACCGCCTGGCAACACTTTATGAAGAGGTGAACGGCAAAATGGTGCCAGTCAACCACCCCATCTATGAAGGAGTAGATCCATTGTTCCCAAAACTGCATGGCACCTACCTGTCTGGTGGCGCCGGACTTAGCGCCACCACAGCCGACTATGCAAAATTCCTCTCCATCTACCTGCACAAAGGCCGGTATAAAAACAAATCTATCATCGGCCCTAAAACAGTAGAACTGATGCTCGCCAACCAGCTGGCACCTGGTGTCAACACCTCTCCCTTGCCGGAACAACCTGAAAATTTCAAATTCAGTCTGGGAGGATTCAATCTGGAAACAGCTGAAAACGACTACCTGATGCCGTTCAGCAAAGGTTCCTTTGGCTGGGGTGGCGCCTTCAACACCCACTACTGGGCCGATCCACAGGAAGATCTGATCGCACTGATATTTACACAGGAATACCTCTCACCCTATTGGAACATCGGGGAAGAGTTTAAAGTAGCCACCTATCAGGCATTAACGGATTAACAATATCTCCCGGGCTGACCCAAATGCTGGCCAGCCCGGGGATATTTTGTACCTTTGCTCCCATCATGTTACACTTTTTGCCATATAAAGCACACCCGCATCCTGCACAAACTACTACTGTGGCGGGTATAGCAGCAGAGATCTCTTTCTTCTGCTTCTGCAAAAAGCTGTATTTCATCTCCAACTTCAAGGACTTCCATACACAGGCCCCGGGCTGTTAGTCACCGGGGAACCCACATTTATCAGCTTATTTTTTATACGTTTCACTTCTTTCCGGAGGTGAAGCGCTTCTTTTTTTATATCATAAAATGATCAGTAATGTATATTGACATTTGCAAAAAAGAGATCCGGCAGGTAAACAAAACTGCTATTCTGCAACAAACAGCTTATTGGTCTGAAGTAAAAAGCCGCCAGGGATGGACATCCTGTGCATTTGATTTTAAAGTACCACGACAAGAACTGTTTGCCGATGCACAACAGGATAGATTTGAAGAAAGCGATGTGCTAGTGATCCTGCGACAGATCAATGATGAACATTGTATCGCTTATGTGCCCTACGGCCCGGAAACAGAGCCGGCCGCAGAGCGCCAGGGTGTTTTTCTGGAAGAGCTCTCCGAGAGCCTGCGACCATTTCTCCCATCTCAGTGTATCCTCCTCCGTTATGACCTGGCCTGGCAGTCGCACTGGTCGGCCGATGAAGGGTATTTTGATGAAAACGGTGTGTGGATGGGCCCTCCGCCCAAAAAGATACAGGAACTCCGTTTTAATTATAATACCCGCAACTGGAATCTGAAGAAGGCCAACAGCGACATACTGCCTTCCAACACCATTTTTATGGACCTGCAGAAAGATGAAGACCTCCTGCTCGACAGAATGAAAACCAAAACCCGGTATAATATACAGCTGGCGCGGAGAAAAGGCGTGCAGGTAAAAGCTGCAGGACTGGAAAATATAGACACCTGGTACAACCTGTATGCGCAAACCTGCGCCCGCAATGGAATTGTACAGGAAAATATTAGTTACTTCCGGACCATCCTCACCGCCAGAGCCAATAATAGCACCTCTCCCGCCGATGTGGAGATGCTACTGGCAGAAGTAGATGGTATACCACTGGCTGCCATGTTCCTCGTCGTGTCCGGGCACCGTGGCACTTATCTCTACGGCGCCTCTTCCGATACCCATCGTAATTTTATGGGTACCTATATGCTGCAATGGGAGGCCATGCGCCGGGCTAAACGTAAAGGCTGTACGGAGTACGATTTCTTTGGCATCTCTCCTTCACCAGACCCGCAGCATCCGTTGTATGGTCTGTACAAGTTCAAAGGCGGCTTCGGTGGAGA
Encoded proteins:
- a CDS encoding serine hydrolase domain-containing protein, with the translated sequence MKKYFLSVIAVMLLAITSYAQQGLDPARTARIDDVINRHIQAGHIPGATALIIRHGQVVYNKAFGYADVASKKAMHTDNIFRIASQTKAITSLGVMILWEEGKFLLDDPVSKYIPAFAHPRVKVSFNPQDSSYTTRPATREITVRDLLRHTSGIAYAAVFSDPQMTAVYAKAGVVSGIGTVNSDLKTKINLLAQQPLQHDPGQAFTYGLNTDVLGYLIEIWSGQPLDVFLRQRVFEPLEMQDTWFHLPAGKQDRLATLYEEVNGKMVPVNHPIYEGVDPLFPKLHGTYLSGGAGLSATTADYAKFLSIYLHKGRYKNKSIIGPKTVELMLANQLAPGVNTSPLPEQPENFKFSLGGFNLETAENDYLMPFSKGSFGWGGAFNTHYWADPQEDLIALIFTQEYLSPYWNIGEEFKVATYQALTD
- a CDS encoding lipid II:glycine glycyltransferase FemX, which translates into the protein MYIDICKKEIRQVNKTAILQQTAYWSEVKSRQGWTSCAFDFKVPRQELFADAQQDRFEESDVLVILRQINDEHCIAYVPYGPETEPAAERQGVFLEELSESLRPFLPSQCILLRYDLAWQSHWSADEGYFDENGVWMGPPPKKIQELRFNYNTRNWNLKKANSDILPSNTIFMDLQKDEDLLLDRMKTKTRYNIQLARRKGVQVKAAGLENIDTWYNLYAQTCARNGIVQENISYFRTILTARANNSTSPADVEMLLAEVDGIPLAAMFLVVSGHRGTYLYGASSDTHRNFMGTYMLQWEAMRRAKRKGCTEYDFFGISPSPDPQHPLYGLYKFKGGFGGEIFHRMGCWDYPLQEAPYAAYTAAELNSKGYHR